A genome region from Ligilactobacillus cholophilus includes the following:
- a CDS encoding metallophosphoesterase family protein encodes MRKLAVIGDSHGNFEALKAVLEDAQRERVTDYIVLGDITNRGPEPNECVQALQAVNPLVWIIGNHEAVYHNLITHTFTNFEDNPKAIMAIITSTFDYQQLGRDHFEWLAERPIQEEIEIEDLKFNIFHSTPTECRGHFSFPTNKQTNFDALMSDSDADVGIYGHTHRYILRMTSDGRYLFNPGSVGMPVSDKTDISGKASYGIITIEGNSILGWQQKNIPYDLDKELAIARKREIPYYDLYAELLKTGKFTFNQEKVMTENLKKDYLTQALQNIEKINW; translated from the coding sequence ATGAGAAAATTAGCAGTTATTGGTGATAGTCATGGAAATTTTGAAGCGTTAAAAGCAGTTTTAGAAGATGCTCAAAGAGAGCGCGTAACTGACTATATTGTTCTAGGTGACATTACAAATCGGGGACCAGAACCAAATGAATGTGTTCAAGCATTACAAGCGGTGAATCCTTTAGTTTGGATTATTGGAAATCATGAAGCAGTTTATCATAATTTAATTACTCATACATTTACTAACTTTGAAGATAATCCAAAGGCGATTATGGCAATTATTACCTCAACTTTTGATTATCAACAATTAGGTAGAGATCATTTTGAATGGTTAGCAGAACGTCCAATTCAAGAAGAAATTGAAATCGAAGATTTAAAATTTAATATTTTCCATTCAACTCCAACTGAATGTCGTGGACATTTTAGTTTCCCAACAAATAAGCAAACTAATTTTGATGCATTAATGAGTGATAGTGACGCAGATGTAGGTATTTATGGACATACTCATCGTTATATTTTAAGAATGACAAGTGATGGTCGCTATCTTTTCAATCCAGGAAGTGTAGGTATGCCGGTTTCTGATAAGACAGATATTAGTGGAAAAGCAAGTTATGGCATTATTACTATTGAAGGGAATAGTATTTTAGGTTGGCAACAGAAAAATATTCCATATGATTTGGATAAGGAATTAGCTATTGCTCGTAAACGAGAAATTCCATATTATGATTTATATGCAGAATTACTTAAAACTGGGAAATTTACATTTAATCAGGAAAAAGTAATGACAGAGAATCTAAAAAAAGATTATTTAACACAAGCACTTCAAAATATAGAAAAAATAAATTGGTAA
- a CDS encoding NAD-dependent epimerase/dehydratase family protein: protein MSKRKFLQKKFYYEANVLPTQKLVRLACKANLQKFVVFGSYFSEMAEKYPNTDLKNSPYINTRLLQEQVAFAEGEGKIEVCGLRLPYIFGTMKERMPLWKMFVDRIRDNDTYPVFKGGTACVTASQVGQAAVGALLYGHHRETFAIGDINMTYEEFANIIKDELHTDTKIPVLTLEEGLPIYQQLDEKLAKSGRESGIHMEMIAHVQQEFCYLNWADTFPKLHVKREDIRKELRNTIRYIIKLENQK, encoded by the coding sequence GTGTCCAAGCGGAAATTCCTGCAAAAAAAATTCTACTATGAGGCAAATGTACTTCCTACTCAAAAATTAGTGCGTTTAGCTTGCAAGGCTAATTTACAAAAATTCGTTGTATTTGGATCATACTTCTCGGAAATGGCGGAAAAATATCCAAATACAGATTTAAAAAATTCACCATATATCAATACACGGTTACTGCAAGAACAAGTAGCATTTGCAGAAGGTGAAGGAAAAATCGAAGTTTGTGGGTTACGTTTGCCATATATTTTCGGAACAATGAAAGAACGTATGCCTTTATGGAAAATGTTTGTTGATCGAATTAGAGATAATGACACATACCCAGTTTTTAAGGGTGGAACTGCATGCGTTACAGCTAGTCAAGTCGGTCAAGCAGCTGTTGGTGCCCTTCTTTACGGTCATCATCGTGAAACATTTGCAATTGGCGATATTAATATGACATATGAAGAGTTTGCAAACATTATTAAAGATGAATTGCATACTGACACTAAAATCCCCGTTTTAACACTTGAAGAAGGATTACCAATTTATCAGCAATTAGATGAGAAATTAGCGAAATCTGGACGTGAGAGTGGGATTCACATGGAAATGATTGCCCATGTTCAACAAGAATTTTGTTATTTAAATTGGGCAGACACATTCCCTAAGCTACACGTGAAACGCGAAGACATTCGCAAAGAATTACGTAATACAATTCGCTATATAATCAAATTAGAGAATCAAAAATAA